AGGGTCCGGCCGTCGTCGCGGACGCCCTCGCCCGGGGCGCCGCCCGGGTGGACGCGATCGCGGAGGCGACCCTCCAGGACGTCCGCGAGCTCATGCGGACGGTCTACTGACCGCCACGACCGGCCCCCGGGACGCGACGAGCGTGCTGGCTTCGAACCTCAAGGAGCCGGATGAGGTCCGAAGCCAGCACGCTCGATGCACGCAGGGGGGGTGACCCGGGGGACCGGGCCACCCCGGCGCGGTCAGTCGCGGACGAACGCCACGAGGTCCTTGGTGAACTCCTCCTCGTAGGCGCCGACGAGCCCGTGCGGGGCACCCGGGTACACGTGCAGGGTGGCGTCCGCGAGGATCTCCGCGGACCGCAGCCCGGCGGCCTCGATGGGGACGATCTGGTCGTCGTCGCCGTGCGCCACGAGGACGGGCACGTCGATCGTGCGCAGGTCGTCGGTGTAGTCGACCTCGGAGAACTGCTCGACGCAGTCGTAGGCCGGCTTCAGCCCGGCCTGCATGGACAGCCGCCAGAACTGGTCGAGCGTGCCCTGGGAGACGGTCGCGCCGTCGCGGTTCGCGCCGTAGAACGGCACGGCGAGGTCGCGGTAGAACTGCGACCGGTCGGCGAGCACGCCCGCCCGGATGTCGTCGAACGCGGCCTTCGGGGTGCCGGCCGGGTTGTCCGGGGTCTGCACCATGAGGGGCGGGACGGCGCCCAGCAGCACGGCCTTGCGCACCCGCGCGGACCCGTGGCGGCCCAGGTAGTGCGCCACCTCGCCGCCGCCGGTCGAGTGCCCGACGAGGACGACGTCCGTGAGGTCGAGGTGGTCCAGCAGCGCGGCGAGGTCGTCGGCGTACTGGTCCATGTGGTTGCCGTCCGCGGTCTGCGTGGACCGGCCGTGGCCGCGCCGGTCGTGGGCGACGGCCCGGAACCCGGCGTCGACCACGGCGAACATCTGGCGGTCCCAGGCGTCCGCGTTGAGCGGCCAGCCGTGGGAGAACACGACGGGGGAGCCGGTGCCCCAGTCCTTGTAGAAGAGGTCGGTCCCGTCGGGGGTGGTGAGGAACGGCATGGTCTACAGACCCTTCTCCTTGAGCCACGCGAGGGTGGCGTCGGCGACCTCGGCCCAGCCGTGGTCGATGGTGAGCGAGTGCCCGCGGTCGGGCAGCTCGATCAGGTCGGTCACCGCGGGGGAGTGCTTGCGGTAGAGCTTCGCGGCGGTCCGGGTGAGCGACGGCGGGACCGTGTGGTCCATGCCGCCGGCGACGAGGAGCAGCGGGCCCCGGTCGGCGTGGGTGTCGACGCGGGCGGGGGAACCGGGCAGGAGGTTCGCGGCGGCGTCCTCGAACAGGGGGCGACCGGGGGACGGGATCGTCCACTGGTCGTACAGGGCGGCCGCCTCGTCGTCGGCGAGCTCGTTGGCGAACCCGTACCGGAACTCGTCGGGGGTGAGGGCGACGGCGCCGGAGAAGTGCGCGGGGTTGCGCAGCGCGACGGATGCCACCTTGAGCGAGCTCGGCGGCAGCAGGATGTTGCCGCGCATGGGGGCCGGGTCGATGGCGACGGCGGCGGCCGCGTGCCCCTCGGCGAGCAGGCGCTGCGCGATCAGCCCGCCGAACGAGTGCCCGACGACGACCGGCGGGGCGGCCAGGCCCGCGATGATCTCGACGTGGTGCGCCACGACGTCGTCGATGCCGTGACCGCCCACCCGGTCGGGGTGCTCGCGGGTCTCCTCCACGGTGGGGGAGTCGCCCGGCCAGCCCGGGTTGGTGGGGGCGTAGCCGGCCTCGGCGTACCGGTCGACCCACGGCGTCCACGAGTCGGCGTGGAGCCACAGGCCGTGGACGAACACCACGGGTCGACGGGGGGTGCTGGACTCGGTCATGACGGCTCCCTGCTCGGCGGGACGGGGACGTCACCACCCTCGCCGCCGGGACGCCGTCCGCGCTTCCGTCAGATGACTGGTCGTGGGTCGGGCCGTGGCCTCATGCCGGGTCGACGACGTCGCGGAGCTGGGCGCGGGACGTCACCCCGAGCAGCGGGAACACCCGGTACAGGTGGAATCCCACGGTGCGCGGCGACAGGAAGAGCTGTTCGGCGATCTCCCGGTTGGTGCGGCCCTGCGCGGCGAGCCGCACGATGCGCTGCTGCTGCGCCGTGAGGTCCGCCAGGGGGTCGGCGGTGCGGTCCGCGACGCGCACCCCCGCCGCCCGCAGCTCGGCCGTCGCGCGTTCCACGAACGGCCGCGCCCCGAGGCGCACGAACGTCTCCAGGGCCGCGCTGAGCTCGGTGCGGGCCTCGCTGACCCGCCGGTCGCGACGCAGCCGCTCCCCGAGATGGAGCCGCACCAGCGCGCGCTCGAACGGCCAGGTCGCCGCCGCCGGGTCGGCCAGCGCGGCGCGCAGGTGCTGCTCGGCGGTGGGTGCGCCGCCGCTCCCGCCGTCGACGGCCGCCCCGCCGTCCACCGGGTCGTCACCGGCGAGCAGGCCGTGCGCCTGGTGCAGCAGCGCGGCCACGCGCGGCCCCGGCTCCGACCCGACGTGCTCCGCCACGGCGGCCAGCACGCCGCGGGCGTCCGCGGTGCGACCGGCCGCGACGGCCGCCTCGGCCAGCGGCACCAGCAGGTGGACCGAGGCGTGGCGGTGCACCGGCCCGCCGGCGGTGGTGAACCCGCGCCGCAGGACGTCGTGCGCGGCCTCGGGCCGCCCGTCCACGAGCTCGGCCAGGCCGAGCACGAGCCGGGCCCGGACCCCCACGGTCCGGGTGACGTCCGGGTCGACGGCGGCCAGCACCCGCCGCGCCAGCGCCCGGGCGGTGCCGACCTGCCCGCGCAGCACCGCCACGTGCGCCGTGGTCAGCGTGGCCGTGAGCTCCACCAGCGGCATGCCGGTCTCCTGCGCCAGCCGGGTCGCGTCGTCCGCGCACGCCTGCGCGGCGTCCCACCGGCCGAGCTCCAGGCGCGTGGCCGCCAGGGTCGACGACACCAGCGCGTTCGTGCCCGCCGTGGGGCCGTCGGCGAACAGGTCGACCAGCCGGGCGAGCAGGCGTTCCGCGAGACGCGTCTCGTCCAGCACCCAGGCGGCACCGCCCAGCACGTCCAGCTCGCGGATGCCGAGGTCGGCGTGCGTGGCCACCGCCCGGTCGAGCGCGGCGCGGGACGCCGCCGCGAACGGCGCGACCGCGCCCCGCACCCAGGCGTCGACCGGGTCGTCGTCCTCGGGTGCGACGACGGCCAGGGCCGCCCCGACCTCGTCGAGCAGGTGCTCCTCCCCGCCGTTGTACGCGGCGACCGCCGCCGGGGCGAGGGCGGCCACGGCCAGGTCGGGGTCGTCGTCGCGGGTCGCCCGGGCGAGCGCCGTCAGCCGTCGCACGGCGTCCTCGTGGCGGGCGGTCTGGGCCAGCGCCCACCCGGAGAAGAGGTCGGCCTCGTGCCGGCTCGCGGCGTCCGGGGCCAGGCTCCGCGCGCGGGCCGCGACCCTCTCCACCCAGTCGGTGCGGCCGGTGAACATCGCGGCGGGTGCCGCGAGCAGCAGCCGCCGCGTGGCGTCCGCCGGGTCGGGCGACAGCTCGCCCGCGCGCTCCAGGGCGCGAGCAGCGGCCGCCCACCCGCCGCGCAGCCGGGCCCGCTCCGCCGTGTCCTCCAGCGCCTGCGCGGCGTCCGCGTCCGGCCCGACGGCGGCCGCCGCCAGGTGCCATGCCCGGCGGTCGGGGTCCGTGGACGCCTCGGCGAGGGCGAGGTGCGCGCCCCGGCGTTCGGCCAGCGGCGCGACGTCGCGCACGGCCGTGCGCACCAGCGGGTGCCGGAACCGCACCCGCCCGTCGTCCAGGTGCACGAGCCCCGCCGCCTCGGCGGGCGCCCACGCGGCCAGGGTCGCGTCGTCCCACGGGCCGGGTGCGGGACCGTCCGGAGCGCCGGTCGCGGCGGCGCCCGGGTCGGTCGCCCGGCCGGCCGCCGTGACGACCACCGCCAGGTCGTCCGAGTCCGCGACGGCGGCGAGCAGCAGCACGCGTCGCGTCACCCCGGGGAGGTCCGCCAGCCGGTCGGCCCACAACCGGTCCAGGCGGTCCGACGACGCCTCCGGGCCGTCCGTCACGATGTCGGGCAGCTCGACGAGGGCCAGCGGGTTGCCGCCCGCCCGGCCCAGCACCCGCCGCCGTGCGGCCGCGTCCAGCCCGGCCCGCGCCTCGTCCAGCACCCGCGCGGCGGCGTCGTCGTCCAGCGGGGACAGGACGACGTGGGGCAGCGTGGTGTCCGGTGCCGGCGGACGCGTGGCCACCAGGAGCCCGGGGCCGCCAGGGACGTCCGGCAGGCGGCGGGCGCAGAACAGCACGACGTCACGGCTGGCGTCGTCGAACCAGTGGAGGTCGTCGACGACGACGAGCGTGCCCGGCCCGTCGTCGTCGCCGGGCGCGCCGTGCGACCCGTCGTCGCCGGGTTCCCCGAGGAGGGTCAGGGCGCCCGCGGCGAGGTGCAGGCGGTCCGGGACGGCGGTGGCCTCGGTGAGGCCGAGGGCGGCGCCCAGGGCCCGCCGCTGCGGGCCGGGCAGGCGGTCGAGGTGGTCGAGGCGCGGCAGGAGGAGCTGGTGCAGCGCCGCGAACGCGAGGTCCCGCTCGGCAGGGTCGCCGCAGGCGGTGAGCACCGCCCGGCCCGCCCGCCGAGCGCGCTCGGCGGCGTGGTCCAGCAGCGTCGTCTTGCCGAGCCCCGGGTCGCCGACGACGAGCAGGGCGCCCGACGCGCCGGGGGCGGCGAGCCGATCCACCCGGGCGAGCTCGGCGTCGCGGCCGTGGATCACGCCAGGTCAGGGGTGGTCGGGCGGGGTCCCACGCGTGCCTCCCGGTGGTCGAGGACGGGAGGCCACTGTATCCGCGCAGGTGGCGGGGCTGCGCGCGGGGGAGGGGCGACGGGTGGTCGCGGAGGGGACGACGACGGGGCCGTCGCACGGTGGTGCGACGGCCCCGTCCGGCGCGCGGCGCCGGGGAGGTGCGGGCCCGCCGGTGCCTCTCCGGCGGGCCCGGGTCGGGGTGGCTCAGCCGAGGCGGCCGCGGAGCCGGGCGAGCTGTTCGCGCAGGGCCGCCGGGACCTTCGTGCCGAACGAGTCGAAGAACTCCTCGGTGAGGTCGGCCTCGGCCCGCCAGGCGTCCGCGGGGACGTCGAACAGGGCGTCCATCGCGGCGTCGGTGACGTCCAGGCCCGTCAGGTCGAGCGCGCCGGGCGCGGGGAGCAGCCCCACGGGGGACGCGACGGCGCCGCTGTCCGTGCGGGTGCCGCGCGACCGGTCGACCTGCTCGGCGATCCACTTGACGACGCGGGAGTTCTCACCGAACCCGGGCCACAGGAACGAGCCGTCGGCGTCCCGGCGGAACCAGTTCACGCCGAACACCTTGGGGCGGCGGGTCGGGTCGAGGGACGCCCCGACCCGGAGCCAGTGGGACCAGTGGTCGGCCATGTTGTAGCCGCAGAACGGCAGCATCGCGAACGGGTCGCGGCGCAGCTCGCCGAGCGCGCCCTCCGCCGCGGCGGTGCGCTCGGAGCTGATGGTGGCGCCCAGGAACACGCCGTGCTCCCAGCTCGTGGCCTGCGCGACCAGCGGCACGTTGGAGGCGCGGCGACCACCGAACACGATCGCGTCCACGGGCACGCCCGCCGGGTCCTCCCACACGTCCGCGATGGACGGGCACTGCTCCGCCGCGACGGTGAACCGGGAGTTCGGGTGCGCGGCGGGGCGCCCGCTGTCCGGCGTCCAGTCGTTCCCCTGCCAGTCGATCAGGTGTGCGGGCGCCTCGGGCGTCAGGCCTTCCCACCAGACGTCGCCGTCGTCCGTCATCGCCACGTTGGTGAAGATGACGTCGTGGGTGAGGGTGTCGATGGCGGTCGGGTTGGTCTCGACGCCGGTGCCGGGCGCGACGCCGAAGAACCCGGCCTCCGGGTTGATGGCGCGCAGCGAGCCGTCGGGGCCGGGACGCATCCACACGATGTCGTCGCCGAGCGTCTCGACGGTCCAGCCCGGGATCGTGGGCTGGAGCATCGCGAGGTTGGTCTTGCCGCAGGCGCTGGGGAACGCGGCGGCCAGGTGGTACTGGCGCTGCTCCGGGGACGTGACACGGATGAGCAGCATGTGCTCGGCCAGCCACCCCTCGTCCCGGGCCATCGCCGACGCGATGCGCAGCGCGAAGCACTTCTTGCCGAGCAGCGCGTTGCCGCCGTAGCCCGACCCGTACGACCAGATCTCCCGCGACTCCGGGTAGTGGACGATGTACTTCGTGTCGCTGCACGGCCAGGCGACGTCCTCGACGCGCTCCCCGGCGTCGTCGACCAGCGGCGCACCCACGGAGTGCACCGCCGGCACCCACTGCTGCCCGGCGTCGATGAGCCGCAGCACCTCCGCGGACACGCGCGTCATGACGTGCATCGACACGACGACGTAGGGGGAGTCCGTGATCTCGACGCCGACCTGCGAGATCGGTCCGCCGACCGGACCCATCGAGAACGGCACCACGTACATCGTGCGGCCCCGCATGGAGCCCGTGAAGACGCCGTCGAGCTCGGCCCGCATCTCGGCGGGGTCGCGCCAGTTGTTCGTCGGGCCGGCGTCGACCTCGCGCTGCGAGCAGATGAACGTCCGCGACTCGACGCGGGCGACGTCGGACGGGTTCGACCGGGCGAGGTAGGAGCCGGGGCGCTTGTCCTGCGCCAGCGGGATCAGCGTGCCCGCCTCGACCATGCCGTCGACCAGACGCTGCTTCTCCGCGGCCGACCCGTCGCACCACACGATGTCGTCGGGCTGGGTGAGGGCGGCGATCTCCGCGACCCACGCCCGCACGTCGAGGGGCGTGGCCGGCCGCGCGCCCGCCGACCCGGTCGCGGTGAACGGCGTCAGCGCGTCGGGGGCGAGCTCGGCGAGGGCCAGCCGCGTGCGGCGGGGGTTCGCGAGGAAGGTCATGACTGCTCCGTCCGTTGTCCGGCCACGTCCTGGGGCGACGGGTCCTGGTTCCACCCTGCGCCCGCACAGGGCGTCATTTCCAGCCAGATCGCTGTCAAGAATCGCGAATCTTCACGTACGGTGAAGACATGACGGACGGACCGACGTCGGACGCCCCCGACCTCATCACCCTCGGCCGCCGCGTGCGCCACGCCCGCACCGCCCGCGGCCTCACCCTCGAAGCCCTCGGGCGGCAGGTCGACGCCGCCCCCAGCCTCCTGTCGCTCGTCGAGAACGGCCGCCGCGAACCCCGCCTCTCCCTGCTGCGCGCCCTGGCCGACGCCCTCGGCGTCCCCCTCGCCGACCTCCTCGCCGACGAACCGCCCTCGCGTCGCGCCGCCCTCGAGATCGCCCTCGAACGCGCCCAGCGCGCCCCCCGGTTCGCCGCCCTCGGCCTCCCCGCCGTCAGACCCAGCCAGAAGCTCCCCGTGCCCGTCCTCGAACAGCTCGTCGGCCTCCACGACGAGCTCGTCCGCCGCGACGAGGAAGCCATCGCCACCCCCGAGGAGGCGCGCCGCGCCAACACCGTGCTGCGCCGCGAACGCGAGGAACGGGACAACCACCTCCCGCACATCGAGGAGCTCGCCGAGGAGATGACCCGCCGCGCCGGCTACACCGGCGGGGCGCTCACCCACCACACCGTCGCCCGCATCGCCGGCGACCTCGGGCTCACCATCCTCCACGTCGACGACCTGCCCCGCTCCGCCCGCTCCGTCACCGACTGGAAGAACGGCCGCATCTACCTGCCGCCCGCCTCCACCCCCGGCGGCCACGGACTGCGCTCCCTCGCCCTCCAGGCCGTCGCCCACCGCGTCCTCGGCCACGAACGCCCCCGCTCCTACGCCGAGTTCCTGCGCCAGCGCGTCGAGATCACCTACTTCGCCGCCGCCTGCCTCATCCCGCAGGACGCCGCCGTCACGTTCCTCGACCAGCGCAAGAAGGCCAAGGACCTCGCCGTCGAGGACTTCCGCGACGCGTTCGGCGTCACCCACGAGGCCGCCGCCATGCGCCTCACCAACCTCGCCACCGTCCACCTCGGCATCCCGCTGCACTTCCTGCGCGTCGGCGACGACGGCGCGCTGTTCCGCGGGTACGCCAACGACGGCCTGCCGCTGCCGCAGGACGTCACCGGCGCCATCGAGGGCCAGCTCGTCTGCCGCCGCTGGCCCGCCCGCGAGGCGTTCACCCGCCGCGACCGCGCCGCCGAGTCCTACCAGTACACCGACACCCCCGCCGGCACCTTCTGGGACTCCACCCAGACCGGCTCCACCGGTGACGGCCGCCGGTTCTCCGTCACCGTCGGCGTCCCCTACGCGCACGCGAAGTGGTTCCGCGGCCGCGACACCCAGGTGCGCCACGCCTCCACCTGCCCCGACCCCGCCTGCTGCCGCCGCCCCCCGACGGACCTCGCGCAGCGCTGGGAAGGGGCGTCGTGGCCCAGCGCCCGCATGCACCAGCAGATCCTCGCCGCCCTGCCCCGGGGCGTGTTCCCCGGCGTCGACGACACCGACGTCTACCGGTTCCTCGAACGGCACGCCCCTGCGGACGACCCGGCCACCTGACGGGGTCGATGCGGGTCTGGTTCTTCGGGTCGGGTCGGGTCGTGTTCCGGTCGGCGGAGGGTGCCGCGCGTCGTCGCGTTCACGGGCCCCAGGGGGCCCTCCACTTCGGGTCCGACGACGACGCGCGGCACCCTCCGCCGACCTTCGACGCTGCGGCCCGCATCCCGCGAGTCAGCGCAGTTCCCCGCGAGTCAGCGCAGTTCCCCACGAGTCAGCGCTCGTGTCGCTGAGTCAGCGCAGGCTCTCGCGAGTCAGCGCGGGTCTCCGCCGGTCAGCGCGGCTCCGGCGGGTCAGCGGGCGTCGACGTCGGACGGCGCGTCGGCGTCCTGGACGGCGGCGTCGAGACGGACCGCGCGGATGCGCTGCTTCTCGACGTCGGTCACCGTGAGGGTGCGGTCCTCGATCTCGACGACGTCACCCACTTCGGCGAGGCGTCCCAGCTGCGCCAGCACGTAGCCCGCGACCGTCTCGTACGGGCCCTCGGGGAGCTCGACGCCCGTGGTGCGGGCGAAGTCCTCGATGGTGAGGCCGGCCTCGACCTCGCCCGTGGCCAGGGTCTCCTCGCCGGGGTCGTGCTCGTCGCGGATGTCGCCGACGAGCTCCTCCAGGAGGTCCTCCAGCGTGACGATGCCGTCGGTGCCGCCGTACTCGTCGCGCACGACCGCCATGTGCGTCTGCTCGCGCTGCATCGCGGACAGCGACGGCAGCAGCCGGTTGGTGCCCGGCAGCTCGAGCACGGGACGGGCGACGTCGCGCAGGGTGCGCTCGTCCGAGGGCGTGGCCGCCCCTCGCACGAGGTCGCGCACGTGCACGAACCCCACGACGTCGTCGAAGTCGTCGCCCATGACGGGATAGCGGGAGTACGGGCCGTCCTTCGTCCGCTCGATCGCGTCCGCGACGGTCGTGCCGGCCTCGAGGAAGACGACGTCGCCGCGGGGGCGCATCGCCTCGGCGAGGGTGCGCTCGGTGGCGAGGAACACGTCGGTGAGGATGCGGCGCTCCTCCTCGTCGAGGCCCGGGTGGGCGGAGACGAGGTCACGCAGCTCGGTCTCGGAGATCTCCTCCGAGCGGGCGTCCGGGTCGCCGCCGAGCAGTCGCACGACGGCGTCCGTCGAGCGGGACAGCAGCCAGATCACGGGCCGCATGAGCACGGAGAACCGTTCCAGCGGCGGCCCGACGACCAGCGCGAACTGGGTGGAGCGCTGCAGCGCGATGCGCTTCGGCACGAGCTCGCCCAGCACCAGGGAGGCGTACGCGATGATCAGCGTCATCGTGATGAGGGCGACGTTCGCGGCGAGCGCCGGCGCGAGTCCCGCGGACTCCAGCAGCGGGGCGACGTCGGGCGCGATCGTCGACGCACCGTACGCGGCGGAGAAGAACCCGGCGACGGTCACGCCGATCTGGACGGCGGCGAGGAACCGGTTGGGGTCCCGGGCGACCGCTGCGACGCGGCGGCCGCGCGACCCGCGCTGCTCCAGCTGGTCGATCTGGCTCTCGCGCAGCGACACCAGGGCGAACTCGGTGCCGGCGAACACACCTCCCAGCAGCACGAATCCCAGTACCAGCGCGATGTTCCACCAGGTGTCGGCGTCCACGATCTCCCTCCAGGTCCGTCCCCACCCTGGTGGCAGGGACGCGACTGTGCAACGGGAGGGTGGCGGCAAAGGTTCCGCGCCGCTCGCGTGGGACGATGCCGGACATGAGCCCTGCCTCGACGTCGGACCGTGCGGCGCTGCTCGCCGCCTACGACGACCAGCTGCGGACCGACGCCGAGACGGCGGGTGCCGGCGCGGTCGGGCGGCACGGGCCGCTGCACCTGGCGACCTTCCCGGGCGGCCACGGGCACGTCACCTACCGGGACCTGGCGGGCGTGGACGCGGCGGGCGTCCGCGAGCTCGTCGGGGCGGCGGTCGAGCACTTCCGGGGTGATCCGGCGGTGAGGGTGGTCGAGTGGAAGACGCGCGGCCACGACGTCGCGCCGGGTCTGCACGAGGCGCTGGTCGCGGGCGGGTTCGTGGCCCAGGAGCCGGAGTCGGTCATGGTCGGGGAGGCGACGGCGCTGGCCGTCGACGTCGACCTGCCGGCCGGGGTGCGCCTGCGTCGCGTGACCTCCGAGGCGGACGTGCGGGCGATGACGGCCATGGTCGACGAGGTCTTCGGCGACGACCCGGTCACGTCCGGTCACACGGAGCAGATGCTCCAGCGGCAGGAGGCGTTCCCCGGGATGGAGCTCTGGGTCGCGGAGTCGGGCGGGCAGGTCGTGAGCGCGGGGCGGCTGGAGCCGGTCGCGGGCACGGACTTCGCGGGCCTGTGGGGCGGTGCGACACGTCCGGGGTGGCGCGGGCAGGGGATCTACCGGGCGTTGACGGCGGCGCGGGCGAGGTCGGCGCTCGACCGAGGGCGGCGGTACCTGCACAGCGACTCCACGGAGCTCTCCCGTCCCATCCTGGAACGCTCCGGCCTGGTGAAGGTGTCGACGACGACGCCGTACCTGTGGACCCGCTGACGGGCGCCGTCGGGTCGGGCGGGGCAGCGATCCTTAGGATCGGGGCGTGATGACGACCCCTGCTCCCGCGGACGGCGAGCGCCGTTCGCTGCGCGAGACGGCCTACGAGACGCTGAAGGCGCGCATCATCGGCCTCGACCTGCACCCGGGGCAGCGGCTGGTCGAACGGGACATCGCCGCCGAGCTCGGGGTGTCCCGGGTGCCGTTGCGGGAGGCGCTGCACCAGCTGGAGAGCGAGGGCCTGGTGGTGCTGGTCCCGCGCCAGGGCGCCCTGGTGGCGCCGTTCACGCGGGCCGACGTCGAGCAGCTGTTCGAGGTGCGCGAGAGCGTGGAGGTGCTGGCGTTCCGGCTGGCGGCGCTCAAGCGGTCGGACGCCGATCTCGCGGCGATGGCGGACGCCGTCGACGCCGCCCGCGACGCGCTGGCGCGGCACGACGACGCCGCGACGGCCGCGGCGAACGCCGGGTTCCACGCCGCCGTGGTGCAGGCGTGCGGGAACCCGTTGCTGCGCTCCATGCTGGCGCCGCTGGACGCGCGGGTGCGCTGGCTGTTCCACCTGACCAAGCAGCGCGACACGCACGAGCAGTGCGAGGAGCACGCCGCCATGCTGGCGGCGATCCGGGAGCGGGACGCCGACGCCGTCGCGGCGCTCGCGCACCGGCACGTGACGTCCGGTCGGGAGCCGTCGCTGGCGCTCGCGGCGTCGTGGGCGTCGGCGCCCATCGACCCGGTCGAGGTGACGCGGACCCGGAACCGCCAGCGGTCGGGCGCCTGACCGGCCGGGGCTCCTGCCGGCCGACCGACCGTTGAGCCGGACCGCCGCTGCGGGGCGGCGCGCTGCGCCGGGGGAGCGTGCCGCGGCCCTCGTCGATCGACGGCCGGGCGGCCCTCGGCAGCGGTCACGCAGCATTTACGGCCGATTGACGTGATGGAAACAACGGGTCAGCAGACTCCGAGTTAGTGGTATACCGCTAACTCGACCTGGAGGACCCCATGCGCAGCACCCGTCCCGCCGCCGTCCCGTCCCGCCCCACCGCCCTGCGCCACCGTGGCCGCCGCGCCGCCGTCGGCGCCCTCCTCGCGGGCGGCCTCGTCGTCCTGACCGCCTGCAGCACGACCGCCGAGGCCGAGGACGACGCGCCCGCCGACGGCGCCGAGCCCCTGACCGTCGGGGTGTTCCTGCCCGGCTCGACCTCGGACACCGGCTTCATGGAGTCCGCCTACCTCGGGTACGAGCGGGCCGCGGAGGAGCACGGCGACGCCGTCGAGCTGTCGTTCGTCGAGGAGGTCGCCGCCGCCGACTACGAGCAGACCCTCCAGCGGTTCGCCAGCACGTCCGACCTCGTCATCTCCGTCGGCGGGCAGACCGACGCCGACCTGCGCAAGGTCGCCCCCCAGTTCCCCGACGTGAAGTTCGTCGAGATCGGCGGTCCCGCCGACGCCGAGCCGCTGGACAACCTCGCCTACTACGACCCCCAGCAGGCGGAGGCCGAGTACCTGTCGGGCGCCGTCGCGGCGCTGTCGTCCGAGTCGGGCAAGGTCGGGTTCATCGGCGGCGTGGAGCTGCCCGCCATCGTCAACGCGTCCGTCGCGTTCGCGAACGGCGCCGAGGCCGCGGTGCCGGGCACCGAGGTCGTCACCCCGCAGTACATCGGCGACTTCAACGACCCGGCGAAGGCCAAGCAGGCCGCGGCCGCGAACTACGGCGTCGGGGTCGACGTCGTCGGGCAGATCGTCAACCTGGGCAAGCAGGGCATCGAGCAGGCCGCCCAGGACGCGGGCGCGTCGATGATCGGCGGCCCCGTCCCCGGCGAGTGCCCCGCCGACGGCCCGTACGTCGGGTACGTCCGCACCGACATCGGCACCGAGGTCGAGCACGCCGTGCAGTCCGTGCTGGACGGCACGTGGGAGGCCGCGCAGGTGCCGTTCGGCCTGACGTCCGACCTCGGCGGCACGGAGTTCGTGCTCTGCACGGACGACGCCGACACGGCCGCCACGCTCGACGAGCTGACGGCCGCGCTGGCCGCCGGCGAGGTCGCCGCGTACTGACCCGCCCCGCCCGGCCCGGCCTCGTGCCGGGCCGGGCGGTCCCCGTCGAGAGGAGACCCAGGATGTCGACCACCCTCCCGCCGCTCCTGGCGGCCCGCGCCGGGCACGACGACGCCGTGGCCCGTCCGGCGCTGAGCCTGCACGGCGTGACCCGGGTGTTCGGCGCCCACACGGCCCTCGACACGGTCGACCTGGAGGTCGCCGCGGGGGAGGTGCACTGCGTGCTCGGCGAGAACGGCGCCGGGAAGTCGACGCTGTGCAACATCGTGTTCGGGTCGCTGCCCCCGACGCGAGGCGAGGTCCGGCTCGGCGGGGAACCGTACGCGCCGACGTCGCCCGCGGACGCCCTCGCCCGGGGCGTCGCGATGGTGCACCAGCACTTCTCGCTCGTGCCGACGCTCACCGTCGAGGAGAACCTGCTGCTCGGCCGGGGCGTGCGGCGGCTGCGCCCGGACCGCGCGGGCCTGGCCCGACGGCTCGCCGCCATCGAGGAGACCCTCGGCCTGCACGTCGACCCCGCCGCGACCGCCGGGTCGCTCAGCGTGGGGGCGCGCCAG
This Isoptericola jiangsuensis DNA region includes the following protein-coding sequences:
- a CDS encoding XRE family transcriptional regulator, whose protein sequence is MTDGPTSDAPDLITLGRRVRHARTARGLTLEALGRQVDAAPSLLSLVENGRREPRLSLLRALADALGVPLADLLADEPPSRRAALEIALERAQRAPRFAALGLPAVRPSQKLPVPVLEQLVGLHDELVRRDEEAIATPEEARRANTVLRREREERDNHLPHIEELAEEMTRRAGYTGGALTHHTVARIAGDLGLTILHVDDLPRSARSVTDWKNGRIYLPPASTPGGHGLRSLALQAVAHRVLGHERPRSYAEFLRQRVEITYFAAACLIPQDAAVTFLDQRKKAKDLAVEDFRDAFGVTHEAAAMRLTNLATVHLGIPLHFLRVGDDGALFRGYANDGLPLPQDVTGAIEGQLVCRRWPAREAFTRRDRAAESYQYTDTPAGTFWDSTQTGSTGDGRRFSVTVGVPYAHAKWFRGRDTQVRHASTCPDPACCRRPPTDLAQRWEGASWPSARMHQQILAALPRGVFPGVDDTDVYRFLERHAPADDPAT
- a CDS encoding hemolysin family protein; protein product: MDADTWWNIALVLGFVLLGGVFAGTEFALVSLRESQIDQLEQRGSRGRRVAAVARDPNRFLAAVQIGVTVAGFFSAAYGASTIAPDVAPLLESAGLAPALAANVALITMTLIIAYASLVLGELVPKRIALQRSTQFALVVGPPLERFSVLMRPVIWLLSRSTDAVVRLLGGDPDARSEEISETELRDLVSAHPGLDEEERRILTDVFLATERTLAEAMRPRGDVVFLEAGTTVADAIERTKDGPYSRYPVMGDDFDDVVGFVHVRDLVRGAATPSDERTLRDVARPVLELPGTNRLLPSLSAMQREQTHMAVVRDEYGGTDGIVTLEDLLEELVGDIRDEHDPGEETLATGEVEAGLTIEDFARTTGVELPEGPYETVAGYVLAQLGRLAEVGDVVEIEDRTLTVTDVEKQRIRAVRLDAAVQDADAPSDVDAR
- a CDS encoding GNAT family N-acetyltransferase is translated as MSPASTSDRAALLAAYDDQLRTDAETAGAGAVGRHGPLHLATFPGGHGHVTYRDLAGVDAAGVRELVGAAVEHFRGDPAVRVVEWKTRGHDVAPGLHEALVAGGFVAQEPESVMVGEATALAVDVDLPAGVRLRRVTSEADVRAMTAMVDEVFGDDPVTSGHTEQMLQRQEAFPGMELWVAESGGQVVSAGRLEPVAGTDFAGLWGGATRPGWRGQGIYRALTAARARSALDRGRRYLHSDSTELSRPILERSGLVKVSTTTPYLWTR
- a CDS encoding GntR family transcriptional regulator, with product MTTPAPADGERRSLRETAYETLKARIIGLDLHPGQRLVERDIAAELGVSRVPLREALHQLESEGLVVLVPRQGALVAPFTRADVEQLFEVRESVEVLAFRLAALKRSDADLAAMADAVDAARDALARHDDAATAAANAGFHAAVVQACGNPLLRSMLAPLDARVRWLFHLTKQRDTHEQCEEHAAMLAAIRERDADAVAALAHRHVTSGREPSLALAASWASAPIDPVEVTRTRNRQRSGA
- a CDS encoding BMP family protein; protein product: MRSTRPAAVPSRPTALRHRGRRAAVGALLAGGLVVLTACSTTAEAEDDAPADGAEPLTVGVFLPGSTSDTGFMESAYLGYERAAEEHGDAVELSFVEEVAAADYEQTLQRFASTSDLVISVGGQTDADLRKVAPQFPDVKFVEIGGPADAEPLDNLAYYDPQQAEAEYLSGAVAALSSESGKVGFIGGVELPAIVNASVAFANGAEAAVPGTEVVTPQYIGDFNDPAKAKQAAAANYGVGVDVVGQIVNLGKQGIEQAAQDAGASMIGGPVPGECPADGPYVGYVRTDIGTEVEHAVQSVLDGTWEAAQVPFGLTSDLGGTEFVLCTDDADTAATLDELTAALAAGEVAAY